In one Nocardioides sp. NBC_00368 genomic region, the following are encoded:
- a CDS encoding LysR family transcriptional regulator produces MTSLDLWEAFAHAYRERSISAAARRLDLSQPAVTARIRKLEHELGETLFERSRTGLVPTERADALAARITPLVDQLRSAVGTEPPIGPASVRIGGAADVMAARIVPALAPLVRDGLDVSVATGLAQDLLDDLACERLDLVVSSVRPGDERLRSTALVDEEFLLVAAPAIAARIDPTELAQDPVRALAAVPLAAYSPDLPIIRRYWLTEFDERPTNRTALVLPDLRGILRAVVAGVGASVLPRYLVDGALADGTVVRLHEPRLGPLNTLWLVTGTSPSPAIVHVCRHLGAEAAGWAST; encoded by the coding sequence ATGACCTCGCTCGATCTCTGGGAAGCGTTCGCGCACGCCTACCGGGAGCGCTCGATCAGCGCCGCGGCGCGTCGGCTCGACCTCTCCCAGCCGGCGGTGACCGCCCGGATCCGCAAGCTCGAACACGAGCTCGGCGAGACCCTCTTCGAGCGCTCGCGGACCGGACTGGTGCCGACGGAGCGGGCCGACGCTCTCGCCGCCCGGATCACCCCGCTGGTCGACCAGCTCCGCAGCGCCGTCGGCACGGAGCCCCCGATCGGCCCCGCGAGCGTCCGGATCGGCGGCGCGGCCGACGTGATGGCTGCCCGGATCGTGCCCGCGCTGGCGCCTCTGGTGCGCGACGGGCTCGACGTGTCGGTGGCCACCGGCCTCGCCCAGGATCTCCTCGACGACCTCGCCTGCGAACGTCTCGACCTCGTCGTCTCCTCCGTACGCCCCGGCGACGAGCGGCTGCGGTCGACCGCACTTGTCGATGAGGAGTTCCTGCTGGTCGCGGCCCCGGCGATCGCGGCGCGGATCGATCCCACCGAGCTGGCGCAGGACCCGGTGCGCGCACTCGCCGCGGTCCCGCTGGCGGCCTACTCCCCCGACCTCCCGATCATCAGGCGCTACTGGCTCACCGAGTTCGACGAGCGCCCCACCAACCGCACCGCGCTCGTCCTCCCCGACCTGCGCGGCATCCTCCGCGCCGTCGTCGCCGGGGTCGGCGCCTCGGTCCTGCCCCGCTACCTGGTCGACGGAGCACTCGCCGACGGCACTGTCGTACGTCTCCACGAACCCAGGCTCGGTCCGCTCAACACCCTCTGGCTCGTCACCGGGACCAGTCCGTCACCGGCCATCGTCCACGTCTGCCGACATCTGGGCGCCGAAGCCGCCGGATGGGCGAGCACCTGA
- a CDS encoding type 1 glutamine amidotransferase domain-containing protein codes for MTRVLMVVSAADTLVLADGSEHPTGYWAEEVAASHETLAGAGVEIDIATPGGQKPTVDALSLSEQGGVQPEDAERFRAYLATLEEQLANPLSLADIDSSAYDAVYIPGGHAPMADLVEDPALAAILTATDSAGRPVVALCHGVAGLLAATGEGGWLFGGRRMTGFTDTEEQQGGYGDSIPFSVEQRMRAAGGIVETGEPWSDTVVVDGTLITGQNPQSSVSTAKALLERLG; via the coding sequence GTGACACGCGTACTGATGGTCGTCTCGGCGGCCGACACCCTCGTCCTCGCCGACGGCAGCGAGCACCCGACCGGCTACTGGGCCGAGGAGGTCGCCGCCTCCCACGAGACGCTCGCCGGAGCCGGCGTCGAGATCGACATCGCCACTCCGGGCGGCCAAAAGCCCACCGTCGACGCGCTCTCGCTCAGCGAGCAGGGCGGCGTCCAGCCCGAGGACGCCGAGCGCTTCCGTGCCTACCTCGCCACCCTCGAGGAGCAGCTGGCGAACCCGCTCTCGCTCGCCGACATCGACTCGTCGGCGTACGACGCCGTCTACATCCCCGGCGGCCACGCCCCGATGGCGGACCTGGTCGAGGACCCAGCGCTCGCCGCGATCCTGACCGCCACCGACTCCGCCGGCCGCCCGGTCGTGGCGCTGTGCCACGGCGTCGCCGGTCTCCTGGCCGCCACGGGGGAGGGCGGCTGGCTCTTCGGCGGGCGCCGGATGACAGGGTTCACCGACACCGAGGAGCAGCAGGGCGGCTACGGCGACAGCATCCCGTTCTCCGTGGAGCAGCGGATGCGCGCTGCCGGCGGCATCGTCGAGACCGGTGAGCCGTGGAGCGACACCGTCGTCGTCGACGGCACCCTGATCACCGGCCAGAACCCGCAGTCGAGCGTCTCGACCGCGAAGGCGCTCCTGGAGCGGCTCGGCTGA
- a CDS encoding MarR family winged helix-turn-helix transcriptional regulator, whose protein sequence is MSHTGSGVNQPSGGDDAVDAIVSQWTHERPDLDPSPIALFGRVHRIYLRYQSVLTQVFGRHDLNSASFDVLAALRRAGAPYRKAGRDLASGSLLSSAGVTFRLDRLEAAGLITRQRDAEDRRVVYSQLTDKGLELINRAIEDHLRAENALLHHLTREERDELARLLSKLERSIIEADFDADGEVAS, encoded by the coding sequence ATGAGTCACACCGGATCCGGCGTCAATCAGCCCTCGGGCGGCGATGACGCGGTCGACGCGATCGTCTCCCAGTGGACACACGAGCGCCCCGACCTCGACCCCTCTCCCATCGCGCTGTTCGGGAGGGTCCACCGGATCTACCTGCGCTACCAGTCGGTCCTGACCCAGGTCTTCGGCCGTCACGACCTCAACTCCGCCTCGTTCGACGTCCTGGCCGCACTGCGCCGCGCGGGCGCGCCCTACCGCAAGGCCGGTCGCGATCTCGCGAGCGGCTCGCTGCTCTCCTCGGCGGGCGTGACCTTCCGGCTCGACCGCCTGGAGGCGGCCGGGCTCATCACCCGCCAGCGCGACGCCGAGGACCGGCGCGTCGTCTACTCCCAGCTCACCGACAAGGGCCTCGAGCTGATCAATCGCGCCATCGAGGACCACCTGCGTGCGGAGAACGCCCTGCTCCACCACCTCACCCGGGAGGAGCGCGACGAGCTCGCCCGGCTGCTCAGCAAGCTCGAGCGCTCCATCATCGAGGCCGACTTCGACGCCGACGGCGAGGTCGCCTCCTGA
- a CDS encoding sulfurtransferase has translation MNVLISADELATELASDRPPVLLDVRWQLGGPPGHESYLEGHIPGAVYVDLDTELARHGEPTDGRHPLPELADLQAAARRWGISEGDSVVAYDAVGNTSAARAWWLLRWAGIADVRLLDGALGAWTSAGHPLTTADVVPDPGTVTLTAGHLPVLPFEHVEAYQGVLLDARAAERYRGEVEPVDPKAGHIPGALSAPTVDNLAADGRFLPAKELRARFDALGVEAGAPVAAYCGSGVTAAHQVAALAIAGYDAALFPGSWSQWSNHDLPVATG, from the coding sequence GTGAACGTACTCATCAGCGCCGACGAGCTCGCCACCGAGCTCGCCTCCGACCGGCCCCCGGTCCTCCTCGACGTACGCTGGCAGCTCGGCGGCCCGCCCGGACACGAGTCCTACCTCGAGGGCCACATCCCCGGCGCGGTCTACGTCGACCTTGACACCGAGCTGGCCCGGCACGGCGAGCCCACCGATGGACGCCACCCGCTGCCGGAGCTCGCCGACCTGCAGGCGGCCGCTCGCCGCTGGGGCATCTCCGAGGGCGACAGCGTGGTCGCCTACGACGCCGTCGGCAACACCTCGGCCGCCCGCGCCTGGTGGCTGCTGCGCTGGGCGGGCATTGCCGACGTACGTCTCCTCGACGGCGCACTCGGCGCCTGGACCTCCGCGGGCCACCCGCTGACCACCGCCGACGTGGTGCCCGATCCCGGCACGGTGACACTCACTGCCGGACACCTGCCCGTGCTGCCGTTCGAGCACGTCGAGGCGTACCAGGGTGTTCTGCTCGACGCCCGCGCCGCAGAGCGCTACCGCGGCGAGGTCGAGCCGGTCGACCCGAAGGCCGGGCACATCCCCGGCGCCCTCTCCGCGCCCACCGTCGACAACCTGGCCGCCGACGGTCGCTTCCTGCCCGCGAAGGAGCTCCGCGCCCGCTTCGACGCCCTCGGGGTCGAGGCCGGTGCCCCCGTGGCCGCCTATTGCGGCTCGGGCGTCACCGCCGCCCACCAGGTCGCCGCCCTGGCGATCGCCGGCTACGACGCCGCGCTCTTCCCGGGCTCCTGGAGCCAGTGGAGCAACCACGACCTCCCGGTCGCGACCGGCTGA